GGGTGAATCGAGAAGGGAGCCGTACTAAACGATGAATACATTTCTTGGCATCTCCCCTACTGTAGTTAGTATACTTATTGGTCTATTCATGGCAACCACAGTCATTATTGTTCGGTTGCGTTCAGCAAAAAAACCTGTATCTACACGTAAGATCATTATCCCACCCCTTGCTATGGCTACAGGCTTTGCAATGTTTCATTATCCGGGCGTGACCACACCTATCAGCTATGATTTTATCGCTTTCTTTATTGGGTGTTTGTTCTCTATTCCACTTATTTTGTCTTCCCGCTTTGAACAAGTAGGAAATCATATCTTTTTGCGTCGGTCCAATGCGTTTATCGTTGTTTTGTTTGTTCTGCTGCTAATTCGACTCGTGATTAAACTCTGGGTTGGTGATACGTTTACTCCGATGCAAACAGCAGGTTTATTCTTTGTCCTTGCTTATGGGATGATTCTCCCGTGGCGAGTTGCTATGTTGTATATGTATAAAAGACTGGTTAAATAAGATAGTCCTTATCAATCTTAGATACACAAAAGCGAGCTATCCAAAGCAGGTTTATCCTGTATGGTAGCCCGCTTTTTTTATTTATCTTCAGCTGTGAAGATTGCTTTTGTTATTTCAGAAAATACTCCATTTTTTTTTTATATTGTGTAGATTTTGATGTGCAATGTGGTTTAATAAAGAGATGTATGGAATTTTTTTCATTTGAACCGTAGCTGTAGTAGTGTGCTTACAAATAGCGATCAAAGATTGGCAAGTAGGGTTCTGCCACACCTACATGGAATATAGCTAGCTAAGGGTAACGACTCCTCCCCAACGATCAACCGTATTATCGTTCCTATCTCATATCATGACGACATAATGAAGATCGACCTGTACTAGTCCTTGCGTATGTCGTATAGTAAAATCTTACTCTTCTAGGACATGTGTAGGCTAGGGCTACAAAACCTAGAGAAATAGTAAAGCAAGCTTTTGCAAAAATCTACACAAACAGAAAATATATACAACAAAGACTATAAAAAACTTTCAACATTCATTCTTACTCTGGCGATTTTTTTGAATCAACAAAATCCAATTTATGTAACGGTTTTTTGACAAATTTCGTCAATTATAAGAGGTACATTAACAAGTAGACAGGGGATTTATACGTGTTATCAAATTCAATTAAATTAAAAGAAAGAGTTGCTTCAAAACAAAATATCTTATTTTTATTACTTCTCCAGTTACGTCCTCAGCAATGGACAAAAAATTTGCTCGTGTTTGCTGCCCTCTTATTTTCTCTACATAAAGTAAGTATCCATCTGCTTGGCAAGTCGCTCATTGCCTTTTTTCTATTTTGCATGGTTTCAGGGTGTGTCTATATCCTAAACGATTTTGCTGATATCAAAAACGATCGCAATCATCCTGAGAAACGCTTTCGTCCTATGGCTTCAGGCGCACTAAACCCATTTTTGGGACTAGCATTTGGGTGTGGGCTACTGATAGCTTCTTTGTTTTCTGCTTTTCACTTCGATTTATGGTTTGGTAGTGTTTTATTATTCTATTTTTTGATAAATGTTGCCTATTCTTTTAAATTAAAACATGTGGTTATTCTGGATGTTATGATTATTTCTGCTGGTTTTGTGTTAAGAGCAATCGGTGGAAGCTTGATGATTGGCACTCCTTTTACTCCGTGGTTTTTGCTGTGCACAATGTTACTTTCCCTATTCTTGGCGATTAGTAAACGTCGACATGAACTCTATTTGCTACAGGAAGAAAAAGGAAGTCATCGTAAAGTATTAGACAACTATTCTATAGAACTATTAAATCAATTAAATACGATTGTAACTTCAGCAACTATTATCAGTTACTCCCTATTCACCTTCACTTCTGGACGAACCATTCAGCTTATGTGGACAATTCCATTTGTGATCTTTGGTATTTTTCGCTATCTCTACTTGATTATGATGGGCAACAAAGGAGGAAGCCCTGAAAAAGTATTGTTAGAGGACAAACCGATTCTTGTCACTGTCCTGCTATATGTGGTTGCAGTAGCTAGTATTATCCTTATTTTTGAATAAACAATATAGATAGGTTGTGTAAACATTTATGCCATCGCAAGTTCTTATATTCATTTCAGTCATTCTTAGTGCATGCGGGCAGGTCGCTATGAAGATGGGAGCTTCTGCTCTCTCTGGAAAAAGCGATGTGTTTTGGATGAAAATATTGCAATATCTAACCAATATTCCAATTATGGTCGGGCTTGCCCTTTATGGAATATCAGCGTTTGTCTGGATTGCAGCAATTGAAAAAGTACAGCTCTCCTACGCCTATCCTATGGCTGCTTTGGGCTATGTTCTCGTAGCCCTGCTTTCTGTATGGATTTTTCAAGAGCCTGTCTCAGGCGTTCGCTTGATTGGTTTAGCTATTATTGTTATTGGCGTCATTGTAATTTCACGTTCTTAGTATCTATTCGGAGGAATTGTTTATGCTATACGTTTTGGCACCGTTTATCGGCTGGTTAGTATCCGGTACGATTAAATTTATGATCAACTATGTACAATTTGGGAAAGAAGCAAGAAAGAAAATCGGAAATGGTGGCTTTCCTAGTACACATACAACAGTTATGGTAACCACCATCAGCTTAATTGGGCTTAATGAAGGCTTTTCCAACCCCATTTTCGGTCTAGGTATCGCTGTTACCTTTATCATTATTATTGATGCGACCGGACTGCGGAGAGCTGTCGGCAAGCATGCTACCGCTATTAATTTGTTGGTAAAAGACCATGCAACTGCTGAGGAAAAAGAAACCTTACGTGAAAGTATGGGACATACAAAATGGGAAATCCTCGGAGGTATTGTTTTAGGAGTTTTAGTAGGACTGCTATTGCATCTTCTGTCACCAATAGTCTCAGGACTACTCAGCCTAGGAGGGAACTAGAAAAGATATGAAGAGCCGAACACCTAACTTCTCTCTTGTAATAGGAATTGTCTTACTCCTGTTTTTATTAGGAATTGTACTTTCTACATCGATTTTATTTTTGCTTGGTGTATCCATCTCAACGACTAGCTTCTGGGTGGCTGTATGTGCAAGTATTGTCTGCCTCCTAGTTATGACACATACATTCTTTACATCTCGTAGGGCAACCATGTTTTTTTCTTTGCTAATGGGATTAGGACTGATTTTTGGAATAAGCTGGTATACTAGTACTGCTACATATGATCTATCTTGGGATGGTCAGACCTACCATCAAGAAGCGATTATTCTATTAAAAAATGGCTGGAATCCCGTTCATGACCAACCTTTACTAAACATAACCGATGCCCAAAAGCTTGATAATTCAAGTGGAGAAGACATCCGTACTCCCTTTCATCTATGGATTAATCATTACACAAAAGGTCCATGGATGCTTGATACCGTCATGTACAAATTGACGGATCAAATTGAAGGAAGTAAGATGTTTAACTTTATTCTTTTATTTGCTTCGTTTTTTCTTTGCTTGGCTGCAATTCTTGATACCTATCCTGAGAAAAAAAGGCGTGCGGTCTTCCTCTCACTACTTCTGGCCTGCAATCCAGTCGTGATAACACAGCTGGTCACCTTTTATATTGATGGACAATTAGCATCTCTTGTACTTATCATCTGTTCCTTGGGGTATCTCTTATTTAAACGTTTTAATCCATGGATTTTAGTAGGGCTATGCTCGGCCATTATCCTGCTAACGGCTATTAAGTTCACCGCTCTTGTATACGCAGTTCTTTTATGTGGTGGATTGCTTGTTTTATTTTTCTTGTACGATAAACATAGACATTGGAAAAAGCTACTGCTTTCTCTTGTCGCAAGCGGCCTCGTAGCGGTAGCAATCGTTGGTTATAATCCCTACGTTACCAATTTCTTAGCAAAGGGACATCCATTTTATCCATTAGCCGGTGAACATGCTGTAGATATTATGACAGCTAATAGTCCAGCCGACTTTCAAGGGAAAAATCAGTTCGAAAAGTTCTTTGTATCTTTATTTGCCAAGTCAGAAAATATTATAAGACCTAATGAAAGCACAATGAAATGGCCGTTCACTGTAGCATTTGAGGAATTTCAAGCTTTTATTGGGGCTGATGCTCGTTTAGCGGGATTTGGTCCTCTGTTTGGAGGAGCTGTATTACTAGCCTGCCTTGTCTCATTTGCTCTCTTCCTTCGAAGTAGACAATTAGCAAAGCCTGTATTAATAGTAAGTGGAATCATTCTTTTGACGGTATTTATAAATCCTGAATGTTGGTGGGCGCGATACGTTCCTCAATTGTGGTTCGTACCCATTCTCATTGCAATGGTAGGATTGGAAACTGATAAGCAATTTACGAAGTACGCAAGTTGGTTTTTGATTTGTACTCTTTCCATAAATCTGTTGCTAGTAGGGGCTACTCAAACGATTGCTCAAACATTCTTCAATGTCCAAGTAAATCTACAGCTTCACGAAATGAAGAAAAGTAAGCAGCCTGTATTAGTTGATTTCCAGCATTTTAATTCAAATCGAATCAGATTGGAAAAAGCGGGGATCGAATTTATTGAAACAAAGATTGATGATAAAAATGCTAAAAAGCTTGGTTCATCACAGGCAAAGTATTTAGTAAGATAAGTACGCTTTCCATTACACCGATTGAGTTATAAGCGCAATTTTGTAGTCAACAAGAAAAGTCTGTTCGTTAGGACATTAGCTGACCCCAACCTTCATTGGGCGTCAGCTTTTTCCATTTCGAAAACTGTCCTTTTGTATTAAAACCTATTCTGTTTTTAAAACCTGCTCCTTATAAAACGTGTGCGGCTTTTCCTTCCACTGAGACAAAACTTTTTCTTGTCCAGCACTGATTGTTCCATTATCTTTTGCTTGCTCTAATAGTGCTGTATAGTTGGATAACGTGTGTAATGGATAGTTCGCTTCTGTAAAAGCACGTTCTGCATCGGCAAATTGGTAGCTAAAAATAGCGACTACTCCCAATACCTCAGCTCCCTCCAATTCAACAGCCTTTGCTGCCTTGATGGAGCTTCCACCTGTAGAAATTAAATCTTCAATAACGACTACCTTTTGACCAGCAGCAATATGCCCTTCAATCTGATTTTGACGACCGTGACCCTTTGCCTTATCACGGACATAAATCATTGGCAACCCCATACGATCAGCAATCCATGCTGCATGAGGAATTCCTGCTGTCGCTGTACCAGCAATAACTTCTACTTCAGGAAAACGCTCACGAATTACCTGAACAAAAGCATCTGCTAAATAGCTACGAACCTCTGGGTACGTCATTGTAATACGGTTATCGCAATAAATGGGAGATATAATCCCGGATGTCCAGGTAAACGGTTCTTCTGGACGAAGATGTACAGCTCCAATTCGTAAGAGATGCTGTGCTACTTGTTTTGCAATTGTTGTACTCATCTATTTTCCCTCCCGTATACTTACCATCATGTCAGCCCATACTTTGGCTGGTTCTTCAGCCTGCGTAATGGATCTCCCGATAACGATATAGTCTGTACCCAGTTCAAATGCTTTTGCTGGGGTAGTTACTCGTGTTTGATCGCCAAAAGCAGATCCAACGGTACGAATTCCTGGTGTTACGGTCAAAAAATCCGTTCTAGTAGCTTGTTTAATGATTGGTACTTCCAAGGGAGAAGCAACAACGCCATCCAGACCTGCTTGACATGCCAAGGATGCATAGTGAGAAACCGTCTCGTCCAATCTACCAGGAATGAGAATTTGTTCATTCATCATCTGCTGACTGCTGCTCGTCAGCATGGTTACACCGATCAGTAATGGGGATTTACTACCGGCAGAGACGCCTTGCTCCAATCCCTCTCGTGCCGCTTCCATCATAGCTAGGCCGCCTGCTACATGCAGATTCACCATATCAGCGCCATGCTTAGCTAAACTTTTCATCGAGCCTTTAGCAGTATTGGGAATATCATGGATTTTCAAATCAACAAACACTTTTAATCCCTGTTCCTTCAATAGTGATACAATTGCTGATCCTTCTGCATAAAAAAGCTCCAAGCCAACTTTCACGTAGCGTACCTGATTTTCTAAGCTAGCAAGGCAGTTCATTACCTCTGCTTTTGTTTGAAAATCCAGCGCTAGAATAATCCGTTCGTCCGCTTTACATAACAAATGATTTTGAGTTAAGGATGATTCCATGTGTGAAACTCCTCTCCTTTGTTGTCCACTCATTGTCCACATACAGGAAGGGAGTGCTCTTGATAAGCACGTCCCCGTTCTAAGTCAACTCAATTTTTCTATTACTGTGTTGCCAGTACCTTTCCCATCTGTTGTTTCGGCATTGCCTCTGTAGAGAATGTGATTGTTTCCAATACATGCAAGATAGCGCTTGCTGTATCCAGAGATGTCAGACATACTGCCCCGTTCTCCACGGCCTCACGACGAATGCGGAACCCATCACGCTGTGGTGTTTTGCCTTTCGTTAAGGTGTTAAGCACAAGATTTACTTGACCTGTACGGATTTCATCTAGCAAGTTCGGAGTGCCTTCCGATAGCTTTTGTACACGACGGACCGATAAGCCTGCCTGCTCTAAGTAGTCAGCAGTTCCATCCGTCGCTAGTAGATTAAAACCAAGCTGTTGGAAACGCTTTGTGATCGACAACGCTTCCTCCTTATCCTTGTCAGCTACTGTTACCAAAAGAGTTCCTTTGGTTGGAATATTCATGCCAGCCGCTAGCAAACCTTTGTAAAGAGCTTTAGCTAGGGTAGTCTCACGTCCCATTACTTCCCCGGTGGATTTCATCTCTGGGCCTAAAGTGATGTCCACACGGCGTAGTTTTGTGAAGGAGAAGACAGGAACTTTTACAGAAACCATCTTTTCTTCAGGATGATAGCCTGTAGTAAATCCTTGGTCGAGAATGCTGTAACCAAGAATGGCTTTCGTCGCAATGTTCGCCATTGGAATTCCTGTTACCTTAGACAAGAATGGAACTGTACGGGAGCTGCGTGGGTTGACCTCGATGACATAAGGCTTGCCTTTATAGATGACAAACTGGATATTGAGTAAGCCCTTGATGCAGAGAGCACGCGCTAGCTTTGTAGTCATGTCGATGATCTCTGTCTTCACTGTCTCTGATAAGGATTGCGGCGGATATACTGCAATAGAGTCACCTGAGTGAACCCCTGCACGCTCGATGTGTTCCATGATACCTGGAATCAAAACGTTCTCTCCGTCGCAAATCCCATCTACTTCTGCCTCAATCCCTAGCATATAGCGATCAATTAGTACAGGATGCTCTGGATTCACTTTTACTGCTTTTTTCATATAAGAGATTAGCTCTTCTTCGTTATAAACAATTTCCATCGCTCGTCCTCCCAATACATAGGAAGGGCGAACTAGCACAGGGAAGCCTAATGAGTCAGCAGCAACCACAGCTTCTTCTACAGAGGTCACTGTTTTCCCAGGTGGTTGAGCTATATCAAGCTTTCGCAGCAGAGCTTCAAACTTCTCACGGTTCTCAGCTGCATCAATATTTTCTAGGCTTGTACCCAGGATTTTGACACCACGTTTAGCAAGCTTATCAGCAAGATTGATCGCTGTTTGTCCTCCAAACTGAACAATGACACCTTCTGGTTTCTCTTGGTCGATGATGTGCATGACATCCTCTATATACAAAGGTTCAAAGTAAAGCCGGTCAGAGGTATTAAAGTCTGTCGATACCGTCTCAGGGTTGTTATTGACAATAATGGCCTCGTATCCAGCCTCTTTCAAAGCCCAGACCGCATGGACTGTAGAGTAATCGAATTCAATTCCCTGCCCAATGCGGATTGGACCAGAGCCTAGCACGATTACGCGTTTTTTACCTGTATCAACAAATTCATTTTCTTGCTCGTAGGTCGAGTAATAGTACGGTGTTTGCGCTTCGAATTCGGCAGCGCAAGTATCTACCATTTTATATACAGGCTTCATTCCCCATTGTGTACGTAGATTATAAATCTCCTCTTCTTTTTGTCCCGTACATTCTGCGATTTTCCGATCGGTAAAGCCAAGTCGCTTTGCTTCATACAGAGCTTCCTGAGTCAAGCCAGATTCGGCTAGTGTTGTTTCATAAGCAACAATATTCCAGAATTTGTGTAAGAAGAAAAGATCAATCTTGGTTAACTGATGAATTCGTGAGATATGATAGCCACGGCGCATCGCTTCTGCTAGTAAGAAAAGGCGTTCATCATCTGCAATCACCAGACGTTGTTCTAATTCTTCATCAGTAAGCTCTTTTGCCTCTGGTATTTCCAAATGGTAGCTTCCGATCTCTAAGGAGCGGATCGCTTTCATCATAGATTCTTCAAAGCTACGTCCAATCGCCATGACTTCGCCCGT
This is a stretch of genomic DNA from Brevibacillus laterosporus DSM 25. It encodes these proteins:
- a CDS encoding decaprenyl-phosphate phosphoribosyltransferase is translated as MLSNSIKLKERVASKQNILFLLLLQLRPQQWTKNLLVFAALLFSLHKVSIHLLGKSLIAFFLFCMVSGCVYILNDFADIKNDRNHPEKRFRPMASGALNPFLGLAFGCGLLIASLFSAFHFDLWFGSVLLFYFLINVAYSFKLKHVVILDVMIISAGFVLRAIGGSLMIGTPFTPWFLLCTMLLSLFLAISKRRHELYLLQEEKGSHRKVLDNYSIELLNQLNTIVTSATIISYSLFTFTSGRTIQLMWTIPFVIFGIFRYLYLIMMGNKGGSPEKVLLEDKPILVTVLLYVVAVASIILIFE
- a CDS encoding CcdC family protein — translated: MNTFLGISPTVVSILIGLFMATTVIIVRLRSAKKPVSTRKIIIPPLAMATGFAMFHYPGVTTPISYDFIAFFIGCLFSIPLILSSRFEQVGNHIFLRRSNAFIVVLFVLLLIRLVIKLWVGDTFTPMQTAGLFFVLAYGMILPWRVAMLYMYKRLVK
- the carB gene encoding carbamoyl-phosphate synthase large subunit, yielding MPKIDNLKKILVIGSGPIVIGQAAEFDYAGTQACEALKEEGMEVVLINSNPATIMTDTNMADKVYIEPITPEFVARVIRKEKPDGLLPTLGGQTGLNMAVALADMGVLEEENVRLLGTKLTSIKQAEDRDLFRSLMQELNEPVPDSAIVSTVEEALDFANEIGYPIIVRPAYTLGGTGGGICEDEASLIEIVTSGLKYSPITQCLVERSIAGMKEVEYEVMRDANDNCIVVCNMENIDPVGVHTGDSVVVAPSQTLSDREYQMLRSSALNIIRALQIEGGCNVQYALDPVSFQYYVIEVNPRVSRSSALASKATGYPIAKMAAKIAIGYTLDELKNPVTGQTYACFEPTLDYVVSKVPRWPFDKFQSANRRLGTQMKATGEVMAIGRSFEESMMKAIRSLEIGSYHLEIPEAKELTDEELEQRLVIADDERLFLLAEAMRRGYHISRIHQLTKIDLFFLHKFWNIVAYETTLAESGLTQEALYEAKRLGFTDRKIAECTGQKEEEIYNLRTQWGMKPVYKMVDTCAAEFEAQTPYYYSTYEQENEFVDTGKKRVIVLGSGPIRIGQGIEFDYSTVHAVWALKEAGYEAIIVNNNPETVSTDFNTSDRLYFEPLYIEDVMHIIDQEKPEGVIVQFGGQTAINLADKLAKRGVKILGTSLENIDAAENREKFEALLRKLDIAQPPGKTVTSVEEAVVAADSLGFPVLVRPSYVLGGRAMEIVYNEEELISYMKKAVKVNPEHPVLIDRYMLGIEAEVDGICDGENVLIPGIMEHIERAGVHSGDSIAVYPPQSLSETVKTEIIDMTTKLARALCIKGLLNIQFVIYKGKPYVIEVNPRSSRTVPFLSKVTGIPMANIATKAILGYSILDQGFTTGYHPEEKMVSVKVPVFSFTKLRRVDITLGPEMKSTGEVMGRETTLAKALYKGLLAAGMNIPTKGTLLVTVADKDKEEALSITKRFQQLGFNLLATDGTADYLEQAGLSVRRVQKLSEGTPNLLDEIRTGQVNLVLNTLTKGKTPQRDGFRIRREAVENGAVCLTSLDTASAILHVLETITFSTEAMPKQQMGKVLATQ
- the pyrF gene encoding orotidine-5'-phosphate decarboxylase; this translates as MESSLTQNHLLCKADERIILALDFQTKAEVMNCLASLENQVRYVKVGLELFYAEGSAIVSLLKEQGLKVFVDLKIHDIPNTAKGSMKSLAKHGADMVNLHVAGGLAMMEAAREGLEQGVSAGSKSPLLIGVTMLTSSSQQMMNEQILIPGRLDETVSHYASLACQAGLDGVVASPLEVPIIKQATRTDFLTVTPGIRTVGSAFGDQTRVTTPAKAFELGTDYIVIGRSITQAEEPAKVWADMMVSIREGK
- a CDS encoding SMR family transporter, with translation MKMGASALSGKSDVFWMKILQYLTNIPIMVGLALYGISAFVWIAAIEKVQLSYAYPMAALGYVLVALLSVWIFQEPVSGVRLIGLAIIVIGVIVISRS
- the pyrE gene encoding orotate phosphoribosyltransferase, which translates into the protein MSTTIAKQVAQHLLRIGAVHLRPEEPFTWTSGIISPIYCDNRITMTYPEVRSYLADAFVQVIRERFPEVEVIAGTATAGIPHAAWIADRMGLPMIYVRDKAKGHGRQNQIEGHIAAGQKVVVIEDLISTGGSSIKAAKAVELEGAEVLGVVAIFSYQFADAERAFTEANYPLHTLSNYTALLEQAKDNGTISAGQEKVLSQWKEKPHTFYKEQVLKTE
- a CDS encoding divergent PAP2 family protein; translation: MLYVLAPFIGWLVSGTIKFMINYVQFGKEARKKIGNGGFPSTHTTVMVTTISLIGLNEGFSNPIFGLGIAVTFIIIIDATGLRRAVGKHATAINLLVKDHATAEEKETLRESMGHTKWEILGGIVLGVLVGLLLHLLSPIVSGLLSLGGN